One genomic region from Natrinema caseinilyticum encodes:
- a CDS encoding transcription initiation factor IIB, with translation MTRSTRQRERTRETDETEEQEGVRACPECESDNLVKDSDRGELICEDCGLVVEEEQIDPGPEWRAFNHQERQEKSRVGAPTTQTMHDKGLTTTIDWKDKDAYGRSISSKKRSQMHRLRKWQERIRTKDAGERNLQFALSEIDRMASALGVPRSVREVASVIYRRALKEDLIRGRSIEGVATSALYAACRKEGIPRSLEEISEVSRVERKEIGRTYRYISQELGLEMRPVDPKKYVPRFCSELELSEEVQTKANEIIEKTAEEGLLSGKSPTGYAAAAIYAASLLCNEKKTQREVADVAQVTEVTIRNRYQEQIEAMGIHG, from the coding sequence ATGACACGGTCCACCCGCCAGCGGGAGCGAACGCGCGAGACGGACGAGACCGAGGAACAAGAGGGGGTACGTGCCTGCCCCGAGTGTGAATCGGATAATCTCGTTAAGGACTCCGACAGGGGAGAGCTCATTTGTGAAGACTGTGGGCTCGTCGTGGAGGAAGAACAAATCGACCCAGGCCCGGAGTGGCGGGCGTTCAATCACCAGGAACGACAAGAAAAGTCCCGCGTCGGTGCGCCGACGACACAGACGATGCACGACAAGGGGCTGACGACGACGATCGACTGGAAGGACAAGGACGCCTACGGACGCTCTATTTCCTCGAAAAAGCGTAGTCAGATGCACCGGCTACGCAAGTGGCAGGAACGTATCCGAACGAAAGACGCAGGCGAGCGAAATCTGCAGTTCGCGCTCAGCGAGATCGACCGCATGGCCTCAGCACTGGGTGTCCCGCGCTCGGTCCGCGAAGTCGCGTCGGTGATCTACCGGCGCGCGCTCAAAGAAGACCTGATCCGCGGCCGCTCGATCGAGGGCGTCGCGACGTCTGCGCTGTACGCCGCCTGTCGTAAGGAGGGAATTCCACGAAGCCTCGAGGAAATCTCGGAAGTCTCTCGCGTCGAACGCAAAGAGATCGGTCGCACGTATCGATACATCTCACAGGAACTCGGCCTCGAGATGCGTCCCGTCGACCCGAAAAAGTACGTCCCGCGCTTCTGTTCTGAACTCGAACTGTCCGAAGAGGTCCAGACGAAGGCCAACGAGATCATCGAGAAGACGGCCGAGGAAGGGTTGCTATCGGGCAAGTCACCGACCGGGTACGCCGCAGCCGCGATTTACGCTGCGTCGCTGCTCTGTAACGAGAAGAAAACCCAGCGAGAGGTCGCCGACGTCGCGCAGGTGACCGAGGTGACGATCCGGAACCGGTACCAGGAACAGATCGAAGCGATGGGAATTCACGGCTGA
- the gfcR gene encoding transcriptional regulator GfcR has product MKNVDDLIESAAELAARGLSKGEIADELNVSRETASWLVERSGTTPQPSDQSPQRPDNGGGGPQDIHVDWSAIGRDSKRMSAVAEAMADLLAKHGEDVDLTIGIEKAGGPIATLVARELETDLGTYTPAKHQWEEGDIEELGGTFSRNFAGIRDRECYVVDDTITSGTTMRETIDAIRAEGGKPLACVVLADKQGLEELEGVPVYSLLQVISVGKDE; this is encoded by the coding sequence ATGAAAAACGTCGACGACCTGATCGAGAGCGCGGCAGAGCTCGCGGCCCGCGGGCTCTCGAAAGGCGAGATTGCCGACGAACTGAACGTGTCTCGCGAGACGGCGAGTTGGCTCGTCGAACGCAGCGGCACGACGCCCCAACCCTCCGATCAATCACCGCAGCGACCGGACAACGGCGGAGGCGGTCCGCAGGACATCCACGTCGACTGGTCCGCGATCGGCCGGGACAGCAAACGAATGAGCGCCGTCGCCGAGGCGATGGCCGACCTGCTCGCCAAACACGGCGAAGACGTCGACCTGACGATCGGAATCGAAAAGGCCGGCGGACCCATCGCCACCCTCGTCGCTCGCGAACTCGAGACCGACCTCGGAACGTACACGCCCGCGAAACACCAGTGGGAGGAAGGCGACATCGAGGAACTCGGCGGCACGTTCTCGAGAAATTTCGCCGGCATCCGCGACCGCGAGTGCTACGTGGTCGACGACACGATTACGAGCGGCACGACTATGCGAGAGACGATCGATGCGATCCGTGCGGAAGGCGGAAAACCCCTCGCCTGCGTCGTCCTCGCGGACAAACAGGGTCTCGAGGAACTCGAAGGGGTCCCCGTCTACTCGCTGTTGCAGGTCATCAGCGTCGGTAAAGACGAGTAA